A genomic window from Pocillopora verrucosa isolate sample1 chromosome 7, ASM3666991v2, whole genome shotgun sequence includes:
- the LOC136282230 gene encoding uncharacterized protein, whose protein sequence is MSFDLPQFQQTFGEQVREMREPSEWMDLKSRVEEEKFRKLSADLERRRVRRSVYYAEEEKRVLRELDNLQRDQYRFEREKQLRLRNSISSLYEKGHPANGSPIEVNTQLPMDRKAFGGSASLAFDPAVEKKSRSARKARKEHSVSYSATGKVSKKYSLINRFPFIEEGDVQQFYKSCKSAAKIECRRWGEAWFYAKNEQEVFVDSRKRWTAVLLKSERERMKILSKKGAALMDSGTGVKTHCVGDETKIYGDTETESNTKKRQGSVPPSFKARKEQSYDKNRSVEIKGNKTLNFYEAFSLPQAHTFNTGESSVDETTRNTDKSISEDCQEVSINSLQLIAGEKVVKWAKKSRSVSCEENRKKLKETSVIPMPAIHELVIEGKNSTSGESSKTLPRRKRTFCFLPKVTRET, encoded by the coding sequence GAAAATTAAGCGCCGACTTGGAAAGAAGACGAGTTCGAAGGTCTGTCTATTATGCCGAGGAAGAGAAAAGAGTTCTCAGGGAACTTGACAACTTACAGAGAGACCAATATCGATTTGAGCGCGAAAAACAACTCCGACTGAGGAATTCAATATCGTCCTTGTACGAAAAAGGGCATCCGGCGAACGGATCGCCAATAGAAGTTAATACTCAACTACCAATGGACCGAAAAGCATTTGGTGGGTCGGCGTCCCTTGCATTTGATCCTGCCGTTGAGAAGAAATCGCGATCTGCCagaaaagcaagaaaagaacATTCTGTGAGTTACAGCGCGACGGGAAAGGTATCAAAAAAATACTCATTGATCAACAGGTTTCCTTTTATCGAGGAAGGAGATGTACAGCAATTTTACAAGTCCTGCAAGTCTGCTGCGAAGATCGAGTGTCGGCGATGGGGAGAGGCTTGGTTTTATGCTAAAAATGAGCAAGAGGTATTTGTGGATAGCAGAAAACGATGGACTGCTGTTTTACTGAAATCCGAAagagaaagaatgaaaattttaagtaaaaaaggTGCGGCATTGATGGATTCTGGGACAGGCGTAAAAACCCACTGTGTCGgtgatgaaacaaaaatttatggaGATACTGAGACGGAAAGCAATACTAAAAAAAGACAAGGAAGTGTACCTCCTAGTTTTAAAGCGAGGAAAGAACAAAGTTATGACAAGAATAGAAGCGTAGAAATcaagggaaacaaaacattaaacTTTTATGAAGCTTTTAGTCTTCCACAAGCACACACGTTCAACACTGGAGAGAGTTCCGTTGACGAGACAACGCGAAACACAGACAAGTCGATCTCTGAGGATTGTCAAGAAGTTAGCATCAATTCGCTGCAACTGATTGCAGGGGAAAAAGTGGTAAAATGGGCGAAGAAAAGTCGAAGTGTTTCTTGTGAGGAgaataggaaaaaattaaaggaaacctCAGTGATTCCGATGCCTGCTATTCACGAACTTGTTATAGAgggaaaaaattcaacttcagGAGAAAGTTCTAAAACCCTTCCCCGACGTAAACGAACCTTCTGTTTTTTGCCAAAGGTAACGAGGGAAACATGA